The following coding sequences lie in one Dunckerocampus dactyliophorus isolate RoL2022-P2 chromosome 4, RoL_Ddac_1.1, whole genome shotgun sequence genomic window:
- the rtkna gene encoding rhotekin isoform X5 has product MFCRNQTTRATVARCSALEMEIRRGKFRKSLYVTTSQDSDIQKKIDHEIRMRDGACKLLAACSQRDQALEAAKSLQTCSTRIMAYMSELQKMKEAQVMQKVTRRSSDAGPMDDRLPCKGKVAISDLRIPLMWKDTEYFKNKGELHRCAVFCLLQLGGEIFDTDMVIVDRTLTDICFDNTIIFNEASPGFELRIELYSCCSEEDYSAGSTPRKLASKLSSSLGRSAGKKLRAAMEPGPCSPVSNGGASPLLLPVPSVPGPKYHLLAHTTLSLSHIQDSFRTHDLTISGNEECSYWLPLYGSVCCRLAAQPLCMTKQMMSGPLKVSQLGGDHHSWTKVFAVLKGTSLSCYQRQEDVEDTVDPAFTIAINKETRIRVVEKDAQGKAQNVCVSNQYGGEEVTHTLTTDNREETHRWMEAFWQHFYDMSQWKQCCDDLMKIDQPSPRKPAPVTPKQGSLYHEMAPLATPSCEGLLLQDNAVSAEIRALLSSYYNDSY; this is encoded by the exons GACAGTGACATCCAGAAAAAAATCGACCATGAGATCAGGATGCGTGATGGGGCCTGCAAGCTGCTGGCTGCCTGCTCGCAGAGGGACCAGGCCTTGGAGGCGGCCAAGAGCCTGCAGACGTGCAGCACCCGCATCATGGCCTACATGTCCGAGCTGCAGAAGATGAAAGAGGCTCAGGTCATGCAGAAGGTCACTCGGAGGTCATCAGACGCTGGTCCCATGGACGACAGACTCCCATGCAAAGGGAAAGTGGCCATATCAG ATCTTCGTATTCCTCTCATGTGGAAAGATACAGAGTACTTCAAGAACAAAGGAG AGCTCCATCGCTGTGCAGTGTTTTGTCTCCTGCAGTTGGGAGGAGAGATTTTTGACACCGACATGGTGATAGTGGACCGCACGCTTACAGACATTTGCTTTGACAACACCATTATATT CAATGAAGCCAGCCCAGGGTTTGAGCTGCGCATTGAGCTGTACAGCTGCTGCTCAGAGGAGGACTACTCAGCAGGGAGTACGCCCAGGAAGCTCGCCAGCAAGCTGAGCTCCTCCTTGGGTCGTTCGGCTGGGAAGAAGCTGAGGGCGGCCATGGAGCCTGGACCATGCAGTCCTGTGAGCAATGGAGGGGCATCTCCTCTTCTGCTGCCTGTTCCTTCTGTACC GGGCCCTAAGTACCACCTGCTGGCTCATACCACCCTGTCGCTGTCACACATCCAGGACAGTTTCCGCACACATGACCTCACCATCTCAGGCAACG aggaGTGTTCATACTGGTTGCCTCTCTATGGAAGTGTGTGTTGCCGCCTTGCAGCTCAGCCTCTATGTATGACCAAGCAGATGATGAGTGGCCCTTTGAAAGTGTCG CAGTTGGGAGGCGACCATCACAGTTGGACTAAAGTGTTCGCTGTCCTGAAAGGAACCAGCCTCTCCTGCTACCAACGACAAGAAGACGTGGAGGACACTGTTGACCCAGCTTTTACTATTGCCATCAACAAG GAGACCAGGATACGTGTCGTGGAGAAGGACGCTCAGGGCAAAGCTCAGAACGTTTGCGTCAGTAACCAGTATGGCGGCGAAGAGGTCACGCACACGCTGACCACAGACAATCGGGAGGAAACGCACAGGTGGATGGAGGCCTTTTGGCAACACTTCTATGACATGA GCCAATGGAAGCAGTGTTGTGATGACCTGATGAAAATTGACCAGCCGTCACCAAGGAAACCAGCCCCTGTCACACCAAAGCAGGGCTCCCTTTACCACGAAATGG CCCCGCTTGCCACGCCCTCCTGTGAGGGTCTCCTGCTACAGGACAATGCTGTGTCTGCTGAGATTCGTGCTCTTCTGTCCTCCTATTACAACGACAG TTATTGA